From one Humulus lupulus chromosome 8, drHumLupu1.1, whole genome shotgun sequence genomic stretch:
- the LOC133795500 gene encoding uncharacterized protein LOC133795500 has protein sequence MDGTWHYTVKSAYHLLQYLKEDQHLDADSAFWRKLWSLKVPPKVKNFFWNALTGCLPTRVLLRLKHVDVSWRKAGFQLNAGEISIFASWFRLSLCMFSKEESDRMAMLCWAIWKRRNDLIWQQKHISTDEIVDLAKHSLDQWINAQESDKHPPIGMVMTGDGSEHWVKPQKNTIKVNVDASIAIGRGTFGLGWVARDQTRSLLEVHGRNRNGVVTPEVVEAMGVKEALSWIKSKNWPSIVVESDYLRVVQAYYKLFMFNISLGFID, from the exons ATGGATGGTACATGGCATTATACGGTCAAAAGTGCTTATCACTTGCTTCAATATCTGAAAGAAGATCAACATTTAGATGCAGACTCGGCATTCTGGAGGAAACTGTGGAGTTTAAAAGTACCTCCAAAGGTGAAGAATTTCTTCTGGAATGCTCTTACTGGATGTTTGCCTACTCGGGTTCTACTTCGTCTAAAGCATGTTGATGTG AGTTGGCGGAAAGCTGGTTTTCAACTTAATGCAGGTGAGATATCTATTTTTGCATCTTGGTTCAGATTGTCTCTGTGTATGTTCTCTAAGGAGGAATCAGATAGGATGGCGATGCTATGTTGGGCAATATGGAAAAGGCGGAATGATCTTATTTGGCAGCAAAAGCATATTTCTACTGATGAGATAGTAGACTTAGCAAAACATAGTCTTGATCAATGGATTAATGCTCAAGAGTCTGATAAGCATCCTCCCATAGGTATGGTAATGACTGGGGATGGGAGTGAGCATTGGGTAAAGCCTCAGAAGAATACGATCAAGGTTAATGTGGATGCTTCTATCGCTATTGGTAGAGGGACGTTTGGGCTAGGCTGGGTTGCGCGTGATCAAACAAGGTCTCTACTAGAGGTTCATGGACGCAACAGGAATGGAGTTGTCACTCCCGAAGTGGTTGAAGCAATGGGGGTCAAGGAGGCTCTCAGTTGGATTAAATCCAAAAATTGGCCAAGTATAGTAGTTGAGTCTGATTATCTAAGAGTGGTCCAAGCTTATTATAAGCTCTTCATGTTTAATATCTCCTTGGGGTTTATTGATTAA
- the LOC133795501 gene encoding uncharacterized mitochondrial protein AtMg00310-like, which produces MSSSKSIGRMGFRNLRDFNLALLGKQGWRLMEREESLVGKVFKARYYPRGSFINANLGANPSFIWRSIWETQELLKSGMRWSIGSGNNVNILGEPWLPDRLDPMVVSMHPMLQHQKVSVLMKIEEKAWDEDLINDLFEERDIKLIYSIPLSFTVGHDRWY; this is translated from the coding sequence ATGAGTTCTAGCAAGAGTATTGGAAGGATGGGATTTAGGAATCTAAGAGATTTCAATTTGGCTCTCTTAGGTAAACAAGGGTGGAGGTTAATGGAGAGAGAGGAGTCTTTGGTGGGGAAAGTTTTTAAGGCTCGGTATTATCCACGGGGTTCTTTTATCAATGCCAACTTGGGAGCCAACCCAAGTTTCATTTGGAGAAGTATTTGGGAGACTCAAGAGCTTTTGAAAAGTGGTATGAGATGGAGTATTGGTTCGGGCAACAATGTCAACATCCTGGGGGAACCGTGGTTACCTGATAGACTCGATCCGATGGTTGTTTCAATGCACCCAATGCTGCAACATCAAAAGGTCAGTGTGTTGATGAAGATAGAAGAAAAAGCTTGGGATGAGGATCTGATAAATGACTTATTTGAGGAGAGGGACATTAAGTTAATTTACAGTATTCCTCTTAGCTTTACCGTAGGCCATGACAGGTGGTACTAG